DNA sequence from the Longimicrobium sp. genome:
CTCCGCATCAAGCGGCTGCAGGACGAGCTCGACCTAAAGAACCGCGAGCTGGAGGACGCCAACAAGCGCCTCCGCAAGCTGTCGATCACGGACGGGCTCACCGGTCTCTTCAACCACCGCCACGTGCACGAGCTGCTGCGCGACGAGTGGGAGCGCTCGCTGCGCGGCGGCGAGCCGGTGGGCGTGGCCATGCTGGACCTGGACCGCTTCAAGAGCATCAACGACACCTACGGGCACCCCACGGGCGACGTGGTGCTGTACGAGACCGCGCGCATCATCCGCGAGGCCGCGCGCGAGATCGACATGGTGGGCCGGTACGGCGGCGAGGAGTTCATCGCCATCCTCCCGAACACGGACGAGGAAGCCGCCGCCACCTTCGCGGAGCGGGTGCGCACCGAGGTGGAGGCGCACGTCTTCCGCGACGAGTCCAACGAGATCCGCATGACCGTTTCCTGCGGCGTCGCATCGGCGCCGCGCGAAGGGGTGGACTCGCCGGAGGGGCTGCTGAAGCAGGCGGACGAGGCGCTCTACCTCGCCAAGACCAGCGGCCGCAACCGCGTGATCCGCTCGTCGGAGATTCCCGCCGCTTCGGAATGACCTCGCCCGTTCCGCCGGAGGCCGCCGCGCGCGCCGCCGAGCTCCGCGAACAGATCGAGCAAGCCAACCACGAGTACTACGCCCTGGACGCCCCCACGCTGAGCGACCAGGCGTGGGACCGGCTCTTCCACGAGCTGAAGCGGCTGGAGGAGGAGCACCCCGCCCTCCGCACGCCGGATTCGCCGACCCAGCGCGTGGGCGCGGAGCCGGCCAGCCGCCTGGAGAAGACGGCGCACCTGGCCCCCATGCTCTCGCTGGACAACGCCTTCTCCCCCGAGGAGCTGCGCGCCTGGGAGCAGCGCAACGCGCGCATGGCCGCCGAGGTCACCACGGCCGGCTACGACGTGGAGCCCAAGATCGACGGCCTGGCGATCGCGCTGACGTACGAGGACGGGGTGCTGACCAAGGGCGCCACGCGCGGCAACGGCACCATCGGCGAGGACGTCACCCGCAACCTGCGCACGATCCGCGAGATCCCGCTGCGGCTGCGCGAGGGCGGCGTCGCGATTCCGGCGCGGATGGAGGTGCGCGGGGAGGTGTACATGCCGCTCTCCGGCTTCGCGGCCATGAACGTGCGCCGCGCGGCCGAGGGGCAGAGCACCTTTGCCAACCCGCGCAACGCCGCCGCCGGCGCCGTCCGCCAGCTGGACCCCGGCGTCACCGCCACGCGCCCGCTCCGCTTCTTCGCCTACGCCGTCCAGCTCGACCCGCGCTCCACTGAGCGCCTTCCGGTCGACACGCAGACCGAGCTGCTGCACGCGTTGCGCGGGTGGGGGCTCCCGGTGAACCCGCTCACCGAGCACCGCGACGACCTGGACGGCGTGCTGGAGTACGTGACCCAGTTCGAGTCCACGCGCGGGACGCTGGACTACGAGGTGGACGGCGTGGTGGTGAAGGTGGAGCCGTTCCGCCTGCACGAGGAGCTGGGCGTGGTGGGCGGGCGCGAGCCGCGCTGGGCCACGGCGTACAAGTACGCGCCGGACCTGGCGGAGACGACGCTCAACTCGATCGAGATCAACGTCGGCCGCACGGGCGCGCTCAACCCGTACGCCATGCTGGAGCCGGTGGAGATCGGCGGTGTCGTGGTGAAGCTCGCCACGCTCCACAACGAGGAGGACATCCAGCGCAAGGACCTCCGCGTCGGCGACCGCGTGATCGTGAAGCGCGCCGGCGAGGTGATCCCCCAGGTGGTGGCCGCCGTCGTGACGGAGGGGCAGGCGCGCGGCGAGCCGTACACGCTGCCAGACCACTGCCCCGCGTGCGGCACGCCGGTGGAGCGGCCGGAGGACGAGGCGATGGTGTACTGCCCCAACTCTGCCTGCCCGGCGCGGATCTACTGGGGCCTAGTACACTTCGTCACCCGCTCGGCGATGGACATCCGCGGGCTGGGCGAGGAGCGCATCCGCCTCTTCCTGGAACAGGGCCTCATCCGCGACGTAGCGGACGTGTACGCGCTGACGCCGACCCAGCTGCTGGCGCTGGAGGGCTTCAAGGAGAAGTCCGCGCAGAACCTGCTGGACGGGATCGCGGAGTCGAAGGAGCGCGGGCTGGCGCGCGTCCTCTTCGGCTTGGGCGTCCGCCACGTGGGGCAGCACGCGGCCGAGCTGCTGGCGCGCCACTTCGGCGACATCGACCGCATCCTGGGCGCGTCGGTGGACGAGATGGTGGCGGTGCACGGCATCGGCCGCACCACCGCGGAGGCGCTGCACGGCTGGGCGCAGCACGAGTCGAATCTCGCGGTCGTCCGGAAGCTGAGGGATGCCGGCGTGGTGCTGACCGAAGAGCGCGGCGAGGCGCCGACCGGCGAGTTCACCGGCTACACATTCGTCATCACCGGCACGCTTCCCACGCTGACGCGCGACGAGGCCACGGAGTTCATCGAGAGCCGCGGCGGTCGCGTGACGGGTAGCGTCACGAAGAAGACGAGCTTCGTGGTGGTGGGCGCGGACGCCGGCTCCAAGGCCGCAAAGGCGCAGGAGCTGAACATCCCGCAGATCGACGAGGCGCGTCTCCTCACGCTTCCCGAGGAGCTCGCCGCCGCCGCCGTGGCGAAGGCCGAGGCAGCCGCCGCCGCGGCCGACGCAGCGGAAGCCGCCGCCGCGGCCGACGCAGCGGAAGCCGCCGCGGCGGCCGGTCTGTTGGAGCCGGCGAAGCCGAAGCGGGCAAAGAAGGCGAAGTCCATCCCGGCGGAAGGGCTCGCCGAGGACGCAAGGACCGCAGGACAGACCGAAGGCTGAAGTCCACCCGCCACACGCGACCTGCCATGAACGCCACTGCCCGCTTCGTGCACGTCCCCGCCGAGCTGTTCTCGTCCGTGCGGCGGGCTCTGGTCCGCGACCGCGAGCCGCTGGAAGCCGTCACGCTGCTGCGCGAGGTCGGCTTCGAGCTGGGCGGCGCGGTGGACTCGGGGCTGCGCGAGCACGTGACGCACGCCGGCGGCGGCGCGGACCCGTACGCGCTGGACCCGGAGCGCTTCTGGCAGACCGCGAGCGCGTACTTCGAGCGGCTGGGCTGGGGGCGCGTGGAGCACCGGCGCATCCACCCGGGCGTCGGCGCGCTGGACCTGGTGGAGTGGATCGAGAACGGCGCGGACGGCGGCCCCCAGGGATCGCACATCTCCACCGGCATCTTCACCGATCTGCTGGGCCGCATCGCGGGCGGCGCCGTGGTGGTGATGGAGGTCCCGATGGGCGGCGGCCTCACACGCCTCCTCTTCGGCGCCGGCGAGACGCTGGGCGCCGTCTACCAGTCGCTGAGCACCGGCGCCTCCCTGGACGACGCCCTCGCCCGCCTCGGCTGATCCGCCGCGCACGCGCAACACGCACGGCCCGCCACCCGGCGGGCCGTTTGTGTTTCGGGGTGCGGGGTGTAGTTTTCGAACAGAAGTGCGTGAGTGCGGCACCTCTCCATTCCATTGTCATCCTGAGGGAGCCGCCCACCCAGGACTCCGCCGTGCACGCCGTGGTTGCGCGGCGACCGAAGGATCTAGCCGGCGAGGCAAGAGGACGGCGTGACCGGACCGAACCCCTCGGCACGCGCAGTAGATCCTTCGCTCCGCGCCACAGAACGGCGCGGGGGCTGGGCTGGAGAAGCGCGTCGCTCAGGATGACAAAGGGTAGGCCCAGCGCACTGACGCACTGACGCACTATATCCACCACCCTTCCCCCCGCACCGGCCCACGTATGCCCCGCACCCTTGCCCTGGACTACGGCGAGCGCCGCATCGGGGTCGCGGTCTCCGACCCCACGCGGACGATCGCGACGCCGCTCCCCACGCTCCAGCGGCGCATGGGGAAGCGGCCGCCGTGGCCGGAGATCCAGCGGATCATCGCGGAGCGCGAGGTGGACGAGGCGGTGATCGGGCTGCCGCTGGAGCTGAGCGGCGAGGAGAGCGCGTGGACGGCCGAGGTGCGCGCGTTCGGCGCCGAATTCGAGCGCCGAACGCAGCTCCCCGTGCACTGGATGGACGAGCGGATGACCTCCATCATCGCCGAGCGCAACGTGCGCGGCAGCGGCCTCAAGAAGAGCCAGCGCGAGGAAAAGGGGCGCATCGACGCCGAAGCCGCCGCGCTGATCCTGGAAGGCTTCCTCACCCTCCGCCGCAACCAGGCGGCCCAGCAGCCCGAATCGTGACGCACGCACACATCCGCCACTGCGCGGCCTTCTTCGCCCTGATCCTCCTGGGGGCCTGCGGGGGCGGCGGCCCGTCCGGCCCGCCGGTTCGCTTCACCGTCCCCGCGGGCAGCGGCCTCTCCACCGTCGCGGATACGCTGGAGGCGCGCCAGATCGTCAAATCCGCGACGAGGTTCAAGCTGTACGCGCGAGGCAAGCGCGCGGCGGCGCGCATCCAGCCCGGCGTCTACGAGATGCAGCGCGGCACCGAGTGGGCCGAGATTCTCCGCAAGCTGACCACGGGCGACGTGGTAAAGACACGCGTCGTGATCCCCGAGGGGTGGACGATCATGCAGGTCGCTCCGCGCCTCGCGAAAGCTGCCGGCATCGCCGCGGACAGCGCGCTTGAGCTCCTCTCCAGCGAGGAGGCGGCGAAGCGGCGCACGGTCCCGGGTCCCACACTGGAGGGCTACCTCTACCCCGCAACCTACGTCTTCCC
Encoded proteins:
- a CDS encoding diguanylate cyclase, encoding MSEPPIGAGDPERTRILVVDDVPDNVDILDARLSSRGYIVVTATNGQEALDRVHGEAPHLILCDVMMPVIDGFEVSRRIKNDTTLPFIPIILVTAKDTAEDIVEGLEAGADDYISKPYNFKELEARVRAMLRIKRLQDELDLKNRELEDANKRLRKLSITDGLTGLFNHRHVHELLRDEWERSLRGGEPVGVAMLDLDRFKSINDTYGHPTGDVVLYETARIIREAAREIDMVGRYGGEEFIAILPNTDEEAAATFAERVRTEVEAHVFRDESNEIRMTVSCGVASAPREGVDSPEGLLKQADEALYLAKTSGRNRVIRSSEIPAASE
- the ligA gene encoding NAD-dependent DNA ligase LigA, with the translated sequence MTSPVPPEAAARAAELREQIEQANHEYYALDAPTLSDQAWDRLFHELKRLEEEHPALRTPDSPTQRVGAEPASRLEKTAHLAPMLSLDNAFSPEELRAWEQRNARMAAEVTTAGYDVEPKIDGLAIALTYEDGVLTKGATRGNGTIGEDVTRNLRTIREIPLRLREGGVAIPARMEVRGEVYMPLSGFAAMNVRRAAEGQSTFANPRNAAAGAVRQLDPGVTATRPLRFFAYAVQLDPRSTERLPVDTQTELLHALRGWGLPVNPLTEHRDDLDGVLEYVTQFESTRGTLDYEVDGVVVKVEPFRLHEELGVVGGREPRWATAYKYAPDLAETTLNSIEINVGRTGALNPYAMLEPVEIGGVVVKLATLHNEEDIQRKDLRVGDRVIVKRAGEVIPQVVAAVVTEGQARGEPYTLPDHCPACGTPVERPEDEAMVYCPNSACPARIYWGLVHFVTRSAMDIRGLGEERIRLFLEQGLIRDVADVYALTPTQLLALEGFKEKSAQNLLDGIAESKERGLARVLFGLGVRHVGQHAAELLARHFGDIDRILGASVDEMVAVHGIGRTTAEALHGWAQHESNLAVVRKLRDAGVVLTEERGEAPTGEFTGYTFVITGTLPTLTRDEATEFIESRGGRVTGSVTKKTSFVVVGADAGSKAAKAQELNIPQIDEARLLTLPEELAAAAVAKAEAAAAAADAAEAAAAADAAEAAAAAGLLEPAKPKRAKKAKSIPAEGLAEDARTAGQTEG
- the ruvX gene encoding Holliday junction resolvase RuvX; protein product: MPRTLALDYGERRIGVAVSDPTRTIATPLPTLQRRMGKRPPWPEIQRIIAEREVDEAVIGLPLELSGEESAWTAEVRAFGAEFERRTQLPVHWMDERMTSIIAERNVRGSGLKKSQREEKGRIDAEAAALILEGFLTLRRNQAAQQPES